The stretch of DNA GATACGTTATGTTAGCACTATCCAACAGCCAGGTAAGCTCAGACTTATGAACGATAGTCGCAAAATATCATCCATCACGTCTTTCaaatagtattaatgtagtccAATCTTTCGTTTCCGTCTTAATTTAACCTAATCTCCCTCCCAAGCTTTGCGTGGTTAAGGGTTAAAGGTTGCTATCTTCGGCTATCTACTCGAAGCTTTCAGATCTCCTTCTCGTCCCTTTCAGAATAGCTCAACAGTTCTCGTCTCTTTCCACAGCAGAAGATGATAGAACCGGAGGTACTGACTGAGGTTCCTGCAGCACTTAAGCGGCTAGCCAAGCAGGTCGTACGGGGCTTCTATGGAGTGGACCATGCCTTGGCCCTGGATGTGCTCATTCGCAACCCATGTGTGCGCGAGGAGGACATGCTGGAGCTGCTCAAGTTTGATCGCAAACAACTGCGCTCAGTACTCAACACCCTGAAGGCAGACAAGTTTGTAAAGTGTCGCATGAGAGTGGAAACGGCCCTTGATGGCAAGACAACTCGGCACAACTATTACTTCATTAACTACAGGTGGttattctctttttgtttaGCATGGCAACAGTGACCATAAtggacacattaacacacaataCCTTCCTGTTCATTATTGGGTGGAGTGTTGGTTTACCTGTACAATTGGGAGGCATTCCATCAGAAATCTACCCATCACACATTTCAGTTTGAACACCTGTTTACGTACATGGTAACTTATATGAGAGGATGTTAGAACTTGTTTGATTAAACGCAATGACCAACCACCAGGAGAGAGGCGCACTGAAAGTTGACCTCACATAAAGCACAAAAATGTGTCAGTCATGTAAAGGTGTGTAGATCTTTACTAAGTTCAGAAAGTGATTGATTTCTGACTGAATCCTCCGTGAGTGCCCTCTGAGGCAACTTCGTGATTCTggcctatacaaaataaactgaattgaattgactcCAGGCACCCACCCTCCAGATATTGTCATTGTCAATGTCTCATATCAGCAATGTTTCAATCATCTAAGTCCACAACACTTGTTAAAAAGTGAACATTTGCTCTTCTGCAATGTACCAATATATTTAGTGCTTAAACTTGAGAAACAATTCTTTAAATTACATATAAGTGATAGTTGAAAGGTGCCCCTCCCACATTATTTTATATAGAGTAGACCTTGTCTTTTTAACACCTGAGGAGAgttatgtgttttgtgtgtgactgcatgcTTTTCTACAACAACAACTATTTATCAGCCCATGCCAACATCTTGAATACTATAAAGCTTTACCAACTGGATTTGTTTTTTAGGGTCTTGGTCAACGTGGTGAAGTATAAATTGGATCATATGCGACGGCGCATTGAGACAGATGAGCGAGACTCCACCAACCGCGCCTCCTTCCGGTGCCCCTGCTGCTTCTCCACCTTCACGGATTTAGAGGCCAATCAGCTGTTTGACCCAATGACAGGTAAACTATCTCATTATCGATGAGGCTATTTTTttctatgtatttttttttataaacaacaCTGTTCAATGTCAGTGCAGCCTCACAATGTGGCTGTCACTGGAGAAGATATTGACTGCTCTCATGAGCACACTACCATTGTGCAGTTGTATGTGctagaaagaaaaatcaatcGACTCAAGACCTGTCAACACGAACATCACTTGCACAAGATGTGGTATATGACAGGAGAGGAGAATGTGCACAAGATCTAAAGCCATCTGTGTTCCGTGTGATGAAGCCCATTGCTACCAGCCAATATAAAACCTAGTATGAAAACTGTTAAACTAAAGTTTCATTCAATTGGTATTAAATACCATTTGTCTCTTATTATGCCAacaagatacaaataaatattataataaagaacttaataaaaacattaacattaacaagcTTAAGTCTAGCTATGTTACCTGATCAGTAAGTAATCTAGTCCGTATATTTGCTAGTGTTTACTCTCAGTTAAAACTGAGGAATTGAATACCTGGCAAACCTGCTGTTAGTCGAGTTTTGGTTACATTTAAATATCCTTATGTCTTAGGTCAAATTAAATAGTTCTATATTACCCAAACTTAAAATGGTCTTTCAGCTTATTTAAAATGACTTGCTATCACAACAAAAGGCCTGAAGCACAATCGTAGTCTGATTCTCGCCCTGCCTCATTATGGGTTGGCAGCTGTCCAAACCCTTGCTTCTAAATGCACATCACATCACTCACTTATCATGAGGAGCTATCCATTatgctgtgtttgtgcatgtgagtaACAGAAGCAACCAGCAAGTCATCTGAcgcagactgtgtgtgtgtggacatgcaGAATTCAAAGGGAAGATAAACCATTACAATAATGTAGATTTGCACATTGTTTTTCAAATCATAAATCGATTTACATAACCAATACTTGACCGACTTACTCAAGTCTCTGTTGAATTTTAGTTCTCCAATTTCCTTTTGATTTCAAATGACACATTTCCTGATTatgtgagaggttctgcaaCTGCCTACCCCAGAAATTCTGGGTATGGTGGTTTTAAATATTTGCTTAATGTttacaataaatacaggaaAATGTGCATTTGAGTAAAATAATATGTTACAGAATAATCATGTGCTTGTGAAGAAGATCTTCAATGCTCGATACACTGAGCTGTGTTCATATATAGACGGCATTCTTTCTTGAGTCGGTCAGAACGAGGCTCCATGCTTTCATTGTCTGCCAATCCAAATGTTGACTACCAGTCAACCACCACTGTTGCTAGGAAACAAAGAGCTTGTGCTACAGGAGTGTTTAAAACACACCACCAGGCTGAAGAGAAGGGTTTTGCTGCCCGTTCTGGTAGACATTCTCATGCCGTGTCCCCAAGTCCTGGAGTGCACTTGTTCTTAACTGCAGCAAGGTGAAAACCACTGGAGGTCAGCAAAGGCAAGATTTTTCCGGGGGTGTTAAATTATTCTTGAAATCTGTTATCATAAGtgaaataataaacagtaaacacCCGGTATCCCAAAATGCCATCACAATGTCACGAGGAGAGTATTTTTAGTCTTAAGTAAAAGAAGACCAAACCATAGTAAAATTTGAGCTGGTTTTAAGTTGCCCACAATATGCTTctataaagaacataaatatcATCAGCTCCTCAGACAACATGTTAAAGTGTCACTGGCtattttagaataaaaacaTAAGCATGGCagcatattcatattttcaaaGATGAGTTGTAAACATTTTATCCCCAAagtgcaacataaaaataaaaatgcccaATAACACAACACTGGGTGATGCATGTGATAGCCTTTGTAAATCACGTCCTGGTAAAAAGTTCTCATTCCCAGCTTCATGGTCTTGTTTGGAAGCAGTCAGCATCTTCCTGGTGACTCATTTATGAACGTCTTGCCAATTCCCTCGTCTCTGTTTCAACATATCCCAGCTGGTATCAAATCTGGCTGTGGAGGCAGTAACCCTGCACCCTTACAGATGCTGACAAAAACAATATCTGGATCTCCCATAGTGGTAGTCTGATAGATTGGTTGCTTCTTCAGGGCAAGCAACACTCAGTTTGACCTCACAGGGATGGGAAGTGACATTACATGTCTGCCAGCTCATTCTGACCCACAAAGGAGAGCCGGAATCTCTGCCGCTCTGGATTTTCACACTTTGTGACTTTTAATTATTGTTGAAGTAAAACCAACAAAAACTATGCTACTTTTCTGCAAGTAGTTTTTTGTAAAGTTGCTTTATAGCCTGCGGCTTTGGGGTGCAGTTAAAAGCAGTGCCCTATAAGCATGTCCCAAGGTTGTGGGTAACACAGTATGTGATCAGGCTAGGTAAGTAACTAGAACACCCCCATTGTTTTAAACACAGTCCTGTCTTCACCCGTAGGTACATTTCGTTGCACCTTCTGCCAGACGGAGGTCGAGGAAGACGCGTCTGTCTGTCCTGACGGCAGGACACTAGTGGCACGCTTCAATGAGCAGATCGAACCCATCTATGCGCTGCTACGCGAGACCGAAGATGTTAACCTGtctcaggagctgctggagcccGAGCCTTCTGAGATTCCTGCCCTCAAACAGAGGTCAGCGTCTGACAAACCTCACACAGCGCTGACTACTTCTAAATACTTATTCCCCTCTGTCAGCCAGTCCACAAGAGCCAGCATTTTCAATGACAACACATGAGATGTTCGCCTCAGTGAGATTAGCGATATTATTAAATtccattaaacatttttttagctTAAACATATACGCACACAATGTTTCATGTTGAAACTTTGAAGATACTTACTGAATCTTTCCTCTAGCCGTGATCGTGCCGCAGCAGCCGGAGCAAACTTAGGCCCACACCGCGAAGCCTGGTCTAACAAAGGCTCATCTTACGGGGACATGTACACCCAGAATGTGGTTATCAGcatggaggagcaggaggagcagctgaagcaGGCCAAGGAGGGCAAGGCACCAAAGGAGAGGCCCGTCTGGTTGACCCAGAGCACCGTGCAGGGTGCTTACAGCGAGCCTGACGTCATCAAGAACAGTAAGTGGGATTTTCTTACTAAACACCCATCAAGCACTAACCAGTCAATATGTAGATTTCACACTATTCTGACCTCAAAAGGTTTTGTTTGTAGAAAACATAATTTTTGGCCAACAACCACATTTTGTGAGTTGAAGTATGAAACATTCTATCACTTTGAATGCACCCTCCACCATCTTTGTTAACCCCagtgaaaattaaataatttacgctctaatatacaaatatatgtatatattgatGCCTCAAAAAAACTTAAATCATTCATGCAAAAAATATTGCTTCACAAACTAATGAGTATgaagacattacattacaaattATATTCCCTCCCTGCTCTTTTCACATGTCATAATCTATAAACATGTCATTATCTATAAATCCTATTGCCTGTCCATGGTGAGCCTTGCTGAATGCACTGGGCTTTCCTGTACTAAGATGATGATCGGACGGACAAATACGAGCCCAACCAAGACCTTAAATTCCAATCCCTGTACTCTTTGCAGTCAAACCGGGCTGCTACAGGTCAACCCAAGTTATCTCCCTCAGAGTGCTCCTTCACCATATGCTATCTTTTTCTGGCATTGTTTCTCCACCCAAGGGCATGCAGCAATCAGGCCTGGCCAGACTCCCATTGAGCCATAATTGCTTAATTGAAATAATCAGAGGCTTGATTAGTGCATGGCTGAGCAAGAATTTCTCATTAATAAAATCCATTCTGTGGAAATTGCACAAATTATGCCTTCTGGATATCCTGTCTCTGAGGTGTGTCTCTGGATCTGCCTGTAATGATCTTGTTGCCCTTTGAAGCCTGGAAACAGAGATGACATCTGGCGATGATGCggtgtaaaaaaagtaaattcagATATTAAGCTGCAATGGGAAATGCTTTATGAGGCCGGAGCCTAGACGGGCCTCCCGCATCTCGATGCCATATTGCAGGCACGATTTAGAAATACTTAGCAACGTTTCTAAATGTTCAAGAAGTAACAAGATGGAATAACTTCAGATTCGTATAagtaatttttatttatttttaaaggtgaAGACGTCGTGCCCGTGGCCCAGGACGGAGCAGCGGGTCTTGGAATTGGTCAGGCGGATGAAAACGAGGAAGTGATGCGCGCCCTGCTCATCCATGAGAAGAGGGGCGCGGCGGCAGTGGCGGGAAAAGGTGCAGGTGGAGCAAGCACTGCTTCCAGGCCCTCTAAGACGGCTAATAACAGCGACTCTGACAGCGACACCAGCGAATCAGATGACGACTCTCCCTCAGTTCCTCCCCCCGCCACAGCTGCTCAGCATCGGGTCgcgcaggaggaagaggacgatgaTGAGTTTGAGGAGGTTGGGGATGAGCCAATGGTGATGGTCGGAGGCAGGCAGTTCTCATACCGAGAGGTCAGCCAGAAGCCAGAGCTAGTGGAGCAAATGTCTGCGCAGGAGAAGGAGGCCTACATTGAAATGGGACAAAACCTCTTCCAGGACATGTACTTCTGAACACGCACtctcatatatacacacatgcatttacACACTCATTATCAACAATTTGATGGCTATGAGTTCCCCAAAGTTACTTCTGCTGTCTCACATTGTTGGTGATGGCATCTGAGAAAATGTTTATGGACACAACTTCTTaagcaaaaaaaacagatgcCGCTCAAGAAGTATTAACATTCGGCTTTTCCTGCTCTTGCATTATAAGAACCAAGGACGCTCTCTGACTTTGCCTAGGTGATCACGCCTTTAGTATTCTAGCctcagtatttttttattatgtcatCAGCCCAGAAATGAGTTGGCCAGCAGTCTTTGCACTGAGtgtcaatttgtttttttgttaatctgaaatgaaaataaaacggACTAACAGGCTGTCTGCTCCCGTCATGTCGTGTATATGTGTTGTCCCGTCATGCTTCTCTGATGCATCTGACTGGCCAGATATGCTTCAAATGTAATCGATTCAGCTGTCCAGACACAAGTGCATGTTTTATGCTTCAATCTATTTTCTTCCAACTCGTGTAAATGACCTCGTCAATTGTCCATTTGGCTGTGAGAACTTCCAAAAGACGTCCGAGTGCATAGCAGTGCTGTGGTTGAGCGTAAGCAGTGTGAcactgaagctgctgctgaagtgcTGCTTCCTCAAAGGTCCCCGGGTAGGAAAGGCGTTGGACGGagtattttctgtttttctttagaTCAGATTGGATTTAAAAGCTCATCTCAGGCAAATGTTGAATACAAGAGGATACGGGTGAACCATGAATGGTTTacagtaaaacatttgtttctCTGAACgatctgtaataaaaaaaaaaaaaagaaatgctgtaGTACAGCAATATGCGTTGACATGCACTAATGTGTACATAGACACAACAATGCAATTCAGAATATAACAGTAGGGGGGCACTGTGACATTTGTCTTCTCAGATAGCGGACGAGACAGACTAGTTGGTTTTCTGAATTATACTAATACTAAATTATACCCCAAAGCTGGATACGACTTCATGCTACAACATGGACGTATGGTGGATCTGTTATTGGCCATTTCTACCATTTTAAATAAGCATTTTTATAAGTAGCAAAAGACATGAGATATAACGAAGTTATGAGTGTACATCAttttgaattcatttttttaattctaaatCATATTAGCCTCATGtagatgcatttattttattttttatttactttctcCTACCACATTTCTCTAATGTACACGTTAAACTAATGGGAAGCTCTCACTACAGACACCACATTCTGTCACAactgtaaaatatgtttattctCCTTGGGTTTTTGCACTATTTGTGTTACAATGTCTTTGTTCTACAGCAGCAGTTTGGAaaagtaatatttattttatcataaatcatattttaaatacatttttgctcAAAATGTGCTACTTAATCTGATAGACATCATATCGTAAACTCCATCTTAAATTGTGAGTTTCAACAAATGTATGACGTGCAACAAATGACAAATACTACCCATTGCATCTTATGCGTATCCAGATCTAGTCTGACTCGTCAGTGTGTTAGTTTATTCTGTAATCAAGGATGGTGCAGCTATTATAGAGGTCCATGGCATAATCAAGATGgacattttattgtgtgaaCGCTTGATTTCAGGAAAAATTAAAAGGGGAAAAAATCCAGGGCTagattaacaaaaaaaataacatgcaTTTCATACCATTCCAGTCCATTATGATATTCTCCCAGTCAGACCATTCCTGTCTGGTCACATCCGGATGACAATTATGCACCGAGGCGGTCCCTCGGGAAAAACACCCAGCTTTCCTCCAGATGTGCTTCAGCTGGATTTGCGATATTTTGCTCTGGCTTTCCAAATAATGACTTGTTTGATGTAACCTCAGTAACCCACGGCACTGGGTCACCTGCTCATAATAGGGGGCAATTTCACCTCGAATCCAGAGTCCGAAAACAGATGTGGGCCTGGCATTTGCCGAAAACAGGTCTTTTCAATTAAATTGTTAAATGTTACACCTGTCATGGTGCCTGCTGCAGTGACATTACCCTACTATTAATAGTATTTGTTAGTCATGGTTTTCCTCTGGGCAGTGACAAATAGGCACGTGCAATACTGTGTTTGCACTTTGACCAGCAGATTCTTGATATAATACTGACACAAATATCACCGTGCTTAACATTGGTCGGCTTACCGCCGAGCTACGAGAACACAATTGGAACTTGCATGAAAAGTTAAAGAGAAGGTTGCTGAGCTAACATCTGGTGAGCAGTGCTTGGTGTTGATCATCAGATTATattacatatcatttatatGTGACCACAGAACATCCTGTTCATCATGCTAGAGAGTAGCACTGGTGATAGGTACACCAGCTCCTGTGTAATGGGCGTATTATATTTGAGTGAAAATGTCAATCTCTCCAGAGGAGCTTGGTGAGGCCTGACACCTCTGGGGCCCTACAAGTCCATATATTCCTTTTAAGTTAGAGGATGGACACCTGTAGGGCAGAGCCTCAAAGGTCAGGATGAAAACAGGACCTGGCCTCATTAAAACATACCCCACCCTTCAAGACAGCTCAATTAAAACCTAACCTCATGCTGTGCTATTGATCTGCCAAGGCTGAGTGTGGGGAGATAGGCTGTGTTAGGAGGGTGAACAGAACTCAGTCGGGAATCTACGAAGCTGTATAAAATCATGAGGCCTTGGAGATCACATATGGAGTAGTGAAAAGTGGTAATAGTCATGtgtgttaaaacatttaaacatagTGAAGTTTAACGTATTACTGTCACCTCTCTCCTGTGGACGCctttattgttgtgttgttcCTCTCTACTGATGGGGACACACATTTATAAACGCAGGTGAGCTCATTTGTTTGCGAAAGAAAGAGAATAATTTAACAGAGACGGTATTAAGGTTGACAGGATTTGGAAGGTaacagttttgtgtgtgtgtgtgtgtgtggtagactCTCAAAAGGCAGTTGTATGACTGATGCTTCATGAGCTTTGCCTGAGAAGATTACATAAGGATCGATTGCTTAGGTGTGTCTCCGTCACTCTTCATCCAATAAAGCCTGTCGGTTAATGACTCAGTGATCGACCCCGTTTGtttcagtctgtcagtcagCCTGCAATTCTCTTTCATCGTCCTCTTTGAAATCTGAGATCTCATAAGTAGCTCAGACTATCTAATCTATCCATTCATCTTCATGCACATtgggacacgcacacacacacacagaggaagagtgaCTATGTTCTCTGTTTAGGAAGACATTACTTCACTATATGCTTTTAAAGTGTCAGCCAtttcattatttctgtttttgtatatCTTACCATCgaagaaagtaaagaaaacaattgCAAGaatcagaaaaacaacaaaacaggcaGCATATTGTTTTGTACATACAAGGCTGAATACTGTAGAGGTGGTTGTGCTGCTAAAGACCATGTTGAGCACCTATCACATCGACCATGACAAACATCTGACCTTATTTAGAAGCTGTTAACCTTTTGTGCAAGCATTTCACATCCACTTTGAAAAGAACAACCATTATTCaaccattatttattcatgagaGTCCCCGCACTCACCCTCGCCAGCCCAGGACAGAAATGCATCTGAGGTGGTGTATCTATTTTGGTCTGGCAAACAGTATGGGCCTCCTTACCTAGACTTTGTGTGAACTTTCATCATGTTTCTTATCTAAATTATAGCATCATTTTACCTAGTGTTATAGCACAGCTCAGTGTTGCCAGTTCTTACCCAGTGTCAGAATCACTAGTCTTCGATAGTATTGAAACTTAGTGGTGAGCTTATTTTAGTAATAGGATACAGATTATATTTGATTGTTACAATAGTACATTGTAAAGCAGCACATAGAggcataaaacacattaaaatattcGACACAGAAAGGACAAGAACAAAAGCTGCCCCTTGGAAACTGCACAGAACTGTGCGAACTGCTGCATTTCTATCCCTCCACATGCTTTCGTTTGTCACAATGCATCACTGTTCCTGTACATCAAGCCAAGTGACTATCTTCTGACTGAATTTCAGTTTTGCGCTACCACAACAgcatattattcattttatccCACTTGTCTGTCTTTGAggtttaatatatattttactgtgAATAAGTGTCTCCGTGATTTAATTAtctggtttgtttttcattgtctAGGcttcacacctcctcctccacccacctcCAGGCCCTACGGGAAAAGTCCCACGAGTCTGCGGGGCTGACGTCACCTCCTCAATATGCCAAATGTTGTCCAACAGAGGGACTTGTTTCTATGCCAGCCAACAAAAGCCTTGTCTCTGTCTCCTGGCAAAATTAAACTTTCAGGCCCCTCAAGGGAGAAAGTATTCATTAGTGTGTGACTCATTTATCTCTAAAGTGTGTTCACATTAAGATAGGGCTCCAAACCATTTGTCTCAATCCATttaagaaaaaactaaaatgcatcagGACGTGATTTAATACTGTCTTCACACCCATCAAGTCAAAACATCAAGTCACTCAGAAAATGTATGAATCATCATTTATCTTCATCTTCAattatttgctgcttttctctgaatGAAATCTGACGGATCCGAGTGTCCCGGTGGGGCAAAAAGACAACTGGGGATGGATCCAAATGCAGATAAACACATGGAGCAGAAGGACGATACATGgggatttaaataaagaaatatcccaaacaaaatgtaataagaATGCAAGTCCAAAAATAAGTAACTGGAAATCCAACAGGCAGAATGACACAAAAAAGGACGAGGTAAATCGAACATGTGCACAAGCGATATTACCAGGAACAAAGCAGACAAAAGACAGgactataaatacacaagaaGCTAATCAGACAACAAGACTCAGGAGGGCAGATGTGAGAGCAGACTGAAAGCTGATTGGTGGAAGAAACACAAGGCTGACGTCACAATACCATTGGACACAAGAGGCAGGGAATTTCAAATTAAAACCGGAAACAAACTAAATCAAAAccaagataataataataataaatacatcgaatttatatagcgcttttcaaaacacacaaagacgctttacataaggcatagacatacaaaacaaaactaaatagaaagacagagagcaaacaaacaaacaaatagaacatttcaggtaataaaaaaaaaagaaaacttgagaagctctgaggaatgagtcatatagtggagggCAGAGTGTAGGGGTTAGCAGGTAAAGGCGaatttgaagaggtgggttttgagggctaGTTTGAAGGATGATAGGGTGGGAGGATGGCATGATACATGCCCTGTGTCAAAGATCATGACACAGGGCATGTATGTCAATTATATTATTTGGTAATCTGAAGCTTTTAATCAACCTCTCTATACAGCACTTCTCATAGGACGGTTATGTttagattaaattaaaatcaCTTGGCATTTAAAAATGACGTAAAAGCAATGGCGGGCAATTCTGAGGCACATCTCGTTAATAAGATTGAATTGGCAAACGGAAATTTTAAGTTTAATTTCATGCTCCTCATTGACCTTTTATTCTACTAGAATGACCCTCCGGTATAGAACCTCTCCaagcaaaacagacaaaactCAAACAATATTTGAATAGCGGCTGCACAAAAACCTACCACTCGGTTGAGCCCTCCAAATAAATGTAGCCTGCACCAAATGAGATTTGGAAAAATGGTCACCAATGATATAGTGTGACCGTGTTCCCGTCAGAAGGTGGGAGTTCAGGGAGATGCGAGacaaactgatgtttttttactctGCCCACTCCAACCAATGTCGCCACTCCGCCATATATCTCGACCTCCAACAGCTGATGTTGTAGCGGCATTCGGCCAGAGGGGGGCTTACAGCAGGAGGCGGCACAAGGATGGAGTTTTTGTCTGCATGGAGGTCTGGGAGAGGAGGACTCTGTGTCACATAACATTAGATTTATGATCCCTTATCTGAATTATAAGGTGTGTTTGAGGGGTGACAATGAATGCTGTGAAGGTGTCAATGGATTAAGGTCACAGCTGGCTGTTGTAAGCACCAGACAAACTATATAGGGATCTTTCAACAACCAGGCTCAGGATGACCATTCTTATCATAGG from Cyclopterus lumpus isolate fCycLum1 chromosome 21, fCycLum1.pri, whole genome shotgun sequence encodes:
- the gtf2e1 gene encoding general transcription factor IIE subunit 1, yielding MIEPEVLTEVPAALKRLAKQVVRGFYGVDHALALDVLIRNPCVREEDMLELLKFDRKQLRSVLNTLKADKFVKCRMRVETALDGKTTRHNYYFINYRVLVNVVKYKLDHMRRRIETDERDSTNRASFRCPCCFSTFTDLEANQLFDPMTGTFRCTFCQTEVEEDASVCPDGRTLVARFNEQIEPIYALLRETEDVNLSQELLEPEPSEIPALKQSRDRAAAAGANLGPHREAWSNKGSSYGDMYTQNVVISMEEQEEQLKQAKEGKAPKERPVWLTQSTVQGAYSEPDVIKNSEDVVPVAQDGAAGLGIGQADENEEVMRALLIHEKRGAAAVAGKGAGGASTASRPSKTANNSDSDSDTSESDDDSPSVPPPATAAQHRVAQEEEDDDEFEEVGDEPMVMVGGRQFSYREVSQKPELVEQMSAQEKEAYIEMGQNLFQDMYF